The Clostridium chauvoei genome has a window encoding:
- a CDS encoding RelA/SpoT family protein, which yields MVENLLQKIKENCNNIDIEVIKKAYDLATEAHKEQKRESGEPYVIHPIDVACILAEMGMDTSTIVAGLLHDVIEDTDYTYEDISNIFSEEVANLVQGVTKLGKIEYKTKEEQQADNVRKMLLAMAKDIRVIIIKLADRLHNMRTLKFMPKEKQKQKAKETLDIYAPLAHRLGISKIKWELEDLSLRYMHEEEYYELVKQIAEKRVERETYIANITKDLYEKLEESGVDSDIEGRPKHFYSIYKKMVNKNKSIEQIFDLTAIRILVNSVKDCYGVLGIVHTIYKPIPGRFKDYIAMPKPNMYQSLHTTVIGPQGKTFEIQIRTFEMHRTAEYGIAAHWKYKEGDTGEDKEKNLENKLAWLREMLEWQKETSDAEEFIEGFKIDLFADEIFLFTPKGVVINLPNGSTPIDFAYRIHTDIGNKCVGAKVNGKIVPLDYKLKTGEIVEVLTSNSAKGPNMDWLNMAKSNQAKSKIRQWFKKVKKEENIDKGKEVFEKELKKQSVVYSEIAKGESYERLLKKYNIHNIEDLYASIGIGQITASSFIARLKEENISEKEKHSQETINKSIDDHIQKSDKKVLNNSYGVTVKGLNNIMVRFAKCCNPVPGDEILGYITKGRGVSVHRADCSNLKALINYDEEKVVEVTWGKAKGAGYVAEIQVKAEDRIGILSDIMIIITDANLPLNALNAKSSKANIAIVNIKVKIDSIEQLKELMRKIRRLKGVMDVYRMNN from the coding sequence ATGGTTGAGAATCTATTGCAAAAAATAAAAGAAAATTGTAATAATATAGATATTGAAGTTATAAAAAAGGCATATGATTTAGCTACAGAAGCACATAAAGAGCAAAAAAGAGAATCTGGTGAACCCTATGTTATTCATCCTATAGATGTTGCGTGTATTTTAGCTGAGATGGGGATGGATACAAGTACTATAGTAGCAGGTTTACTCCATGATGTTATTGAAGATACTGATTATACATATGAAGATATAAGCAATATATTTAGTGAAGAAGTTGCAAATTTAGTTCAAGGGGTAACTAAACTAGGTAAAATAGAGTATAAAACAAAGGAAGAACAACAAGCAGATAATGTAAGAAAAATGCTTTTAGCTATGGCTAAAGATATAAGAGTTATAATAATTAAACTTGCAGACAGACTACATAATATGAGAACTTTAAAATTTATGCCTAAAGAAAAGCAAAAACAAAAGGCAAAAGAAACTTTAGATATATATGCTCCTTTAGCTCATAGACTTGGTATATCTAAGATAAAATGGGAACTTGAAGATTTATCTTTAAGATATATGCACGAAGAAGAATATTATGAGTTAGTTAAACAAATTGCAGAAAAAAGAGTTGAAAGAGAAACATACATAGCTAATATAACAAAAGATTTATATGAAAAACTTGAGGAATCTGGCGTAGATTCAGATATAGAAGGAAGACCTAAACATTTTTATAGTATATACAAAAAAATGGTTAACAAAAATAAAAGTATAGAACAAATATTTGACCTTACAGCTATAAGAATATTAGTCAATTCTGTTAAGGACTGTTATGGAGTTTTAGGTATTGTTCATACAATTTATAAACCTATACCAGGAAGATTTAAAGATTATATAGCAATGCCTAAACCTAATATGTACCAATCATTACATACAACCGTAATAGGACCACAAGGGAAAACTTTTGAAATACAAATTAGAACTTTTGAAATGCATAGAACTGCTGAGTATGGTATAGCGGCACATTGGAAATACAAAGAAGGAGATACTGGGGAAGATAAGGAAAAAAACTTAGAGAATAAATTAGCTTGGCTTAGAGAGATGTTAGAATGGCAAAAGGAAACCTCAGATGCTGAAGAGTTTATAGAAGGGTTTAAAATAGATTTATTTGCTGACGAAATATTTTTATTTACACCTAAAGGAGTAGTTATAAATCTTCCAAATGGATCAACACCTATAGATTTTGCATATAGAATACATACTGATATAGGAAATAAATGTGTGGGAGCTAAAGTTAACGGAAAGATAGTTCCTCTTGATTATAAGTTAAAGACTGGTGAAATTGTTGAAGTTCTTACGTCTAATTCAGCTAAGGGTCCGAATATGGATTGGCTAAATATGGCTAAAAGTAATCAAGCTAAGAGTAAGATAAGACAATGGTTTAAGAAAGTCAAAAAAGAAGAGAATATTGACAAGGGAAAAGAAGTATTTGAAAAAGAGTTAAAAAAACAATCAGTAGTATACTCTGAAATAGCTAAAGGTGAAAGTTATGAAAGATTATTGAAGAAATACAACATTCATAATATAGAAGATCTTTATGCTAGTATAGGAATAGGTCAAATAACAGCATCTTCATTTATAGCAAGATTAAAAGAAGAAAATATATCAGAAAAGGAAAAGCATTCACAAGAGACAATAAATAAAAGCATAGATGATCATATTCAAAAAAGTGATAAAAAAGTATTAAATAATAGTTATGGGGTTACTGTTAAAGGCCTAAATAACATTATGGTTAGATTTGCAAAGTGTTGCAATCCTGTTCCAGGAGACGAGATATTAGGATATATAACAAAGGGGAGAGGAGTATCTGTTCATAGAGCAGATTGTAGTAATTTAAAGGCCTTAATAAATTATGATGAAGAAAAAGTAGTTGAAGTAACTTGGGGAAAAGCAAAAGGTGCTGGATATGTTGCTGAGATTCAAGTAAAGGCAGAAGATAGAATAGGAATATTATCGGATATCATGATAATAATAACAGATGCTAATTTACCTCTTAATGCCTTAAATGCTAAATCATCTAAGGCTAATATAGCAATAGTTAATATAAAGGTTAAAATAGATTCAATAGAACAATTAAAAGAGCTTATGAGAAAAATAAGAAGATTAAAAGGTGTAATGGATGTTTATAGAATGAATAACTAA
- a CDS encoding DHH family phosphoesterase gives MRKFWESIYSPNYITGYNPFILKDMNKAIERVVEAVNNRKKIVIYGVPNVDGLCALASLSLVLRYLNADIEYIIHDDDLNTSGVTSNDIINNVNFLGGQLLITLGIDLNSEEEQLLCEDLGIDLIVLENKVTSSAKKYIYINPNQKGCQYRYKNLSISGLTFKLMQAIAIYYNIKSINKYLDLILIGEQWAEVPLKGENAVILKEGRKFLINTNNHGLRSIMDYYSIVEMDEDCILKIIDVITPTINAVRMMDNARIIIELLTTTKKERAEQITKYLNKSKITI, from the coding sequence ATGCGCAAGTTTTGGGAGAGTATTTATAGTCCAAATTATATAACTGGATATAATCCCTTTATACTTAAAGATATGAATAAAGCCATTGAAAGAGTAGTAGAGGCTGTTAATAACAGAAAAAAAATTGTTATTTATGGGGTGCCGAATGTAGACGGATTGTGTGCTCTTGCATCATTGAGTTTGGTTTTAAGATATCTAAATGCAGATATTGAATATATAATTCACGATGATGACTTAAATACTTCTGGAGTTACATCTAATGATATAATTAATAATGTTAATTTTTTAGGAGGTCAACTTCTAATAACTTTGGGGATAGATTTGAATTCAGAAGAAGAGCAATTGCTTTGCGAAGATCTTGGTATAGATTTGATAGTTTTGGAAAATAAAGTAACTAGTAGTGCTAAAAAATACATATACATAAATCCGAATCAAAAAGGTTGTCAATATAGATATAAAAATTTATCTATTAGTGGATTAACTTTTAAATTAATGCAAGCCATAGCAATATATTATAACATAAAGAGCATTAATAAATATTTGGATTTAATTTTAATTGGTGAACAATGGGCAGAAGTACCCTTAAAAGGAGAAAATGCTGTTATTTTAAAAGAAGGTAGGAAATTTTTAATTAATACTAATAATCATGGATTAAGATCAATTATGGATTATTACAGTATAGTAGAAATGGATGAGGACTGCATTTTAAAAATAATAGATGTAATAACACCGACTATTAATGCAGTTAGAATGATGGACAATGCTCGAATAATTATAGAGCTATTAACAACTACTAAAAAAGAAAGAGCAGAACAAATAACTAAATATTTAAATAAATCAAAGATAACTATATAA
- the queA gene encoding tRNA preQ1(34) S-adenosylmethionine ribosyltransferase-isomerase QueA, whose product MKVSDFDFYLPEELIAQHPLEKRDSSRLMVLDRKTGKVEHKHFHDIIEYLNEGDTLVLNNTRVLPARLIGEKQGTGGKIEFLLLKRIEGDKWECLAKPGKRAKIGQKFVFGEGKLTCEVVDIIEEGNRIIEFSYEGIFEQVLDELGEMPLPPYITERLEDRERYQTVYSKEKGSAAAPTAGLHFTEDLLKQIKAKGINIAYLTLHVGLGTFRPVKAETIDDHIMHSEYYLLDEEDAKIINETKKRGNRVISVGTTSTRTLETIADENGFVKAQSGWTNIFIYPGYKFKVVDNLITNFHLPESTLIMLVSALAGKENVMNAYKEAVEEKYRFFSFGDSMFIK is encoded by the coding sequence ATGAAAGTTAGTGATTTTGATTTTTATCTACCAGAGGAGCTTATTGCTCAACATCCATTAGAAAAAAGAGATTCTTCAAGATTAATGGTTTTAGATAGAAAAACAGGAAAAGTAGAACATAAACATTTTCATGATATAATTGAATATTTAAATGAAGGTGATACGCTTGTTTTAAATAATACTAGGGTATTACCTGCAAGACTTATAGGAGAAAAGCAGGGTACAGGTGGAAAAATAGAATTTCTTCTTCTAAAAAGAATAGAGGGAGATAAATGGGAATGCTTAGCTAAACCAGGAAAAAGAGCTAAAATAGGTCAAAAATTTGTATTTGGAGAAGGTAAGCTTACTTGTGAGGTTGTAGATATTATTGAAGAAGGAAACAGAATAATTGAGTTTTCTTATGAAGGAATCTTTGAACAAGTTTTAGATGAACTTGGGGAAATGCCATTACCGCCATATATAACTGAAAGATTAGAAGATAGAGAAAGATATCAAACAGTTTATTCTAAAGAAAAAGGATCGGCAGCAGCACCAACGGCAGGATTACATTTTACAGAAGATTTATTAAAGCAAATTAAAGCTAAGGGTATTAATATAGCTTACTTAACTTTACATGTTGGACTAGGTACATTTAGACCAGTAAAAGCTGAGACTATAGATGATCATATAATGCATTCTGAATATTATTTACTAGATGAAGAAGATGCTAAGATAATAAATGAAACTAAAAAAAGAGGAAACAGAGTTATTTCTGTAGGTACAACCTCAACAAGGACGTTAGAAACAATTGCTGATGAAAATGGATTTGTAAAAGCACAAAGTGGATGGACTAATATTTTCATATATCCAGGTTACAAATTTAAGGTTGTTGACAATTTAATTACTAATTTTCATCTGCCAGAGTCAACATTAATAATGTTAGTATCAGCTTTAGCAGGGAAAGAAAATGTTATGAATGCTTATAAGGAAGCAGTGGAGGAAAAATATAGATTCTTTTCCTTTGGTGATTCCATGTTTATAAAATAA
- the secF gene encoding protein translocase subunit SecF has translation MLKIVEKSKLWFSISLVVILIGLGFMFTRGLNFGIDFKGGTKVTIELGENFNKTEVDEIVKKYADDAVTNEVDKTQYEIKSKDLDTSKVAELFKEIKEKYNLEDKALLSQDEIGASIGKELTRNSIVALLIACGAMLVYIAFRFQMNYGIAALLALLHDLLITISVFAIFDIPVNTPFIAAILTIIGYSINDTIVIFDRIRENSKNMRRASSIEIADKSLTQTLARSINTTLTTLFVIAAVNVFVPTVREFSFPLLVGIAVGAYSSIFIASPLWVLLNDRTAKKKEVKAV, from the coding sequence ATGCTTAAAATAGTAGAAAAAAGTAAGCTTTGGTTCTCAATTTCATTAGTAGTAATTTTAATAGGGTTAGGCTTTATGTTTACAAGAGGTCTTAATTTTGGAATAGATTTTAAAGGTGGAACTAAAGTAACAATAGAGTTAGGGGAAAACTTTAATAAGACTGAAGTTGATGAAATTGTAAAAAAATATGCAGATGATGCAGTAACAAATGAAGTTGATAAAACTCAATATGAAATAAAGTCAAAGGATTTAGATACTTCTAAAGTTGCAGAACTTTTTAAAGAAATAAAAGAAAAGTACAATTTAGAAGATAAGGCATTATTATCACAAGATGAAATTGGAGCATCTATAGGTAAAGAGTTGACAAGAAACTCAATTGTTGCATTACTTATAGCTTGTGGAGCGATGCTTGTTTATATAGCATTTAGATTTCAAATGAATTATGGTATAGCAGCGCTATTGGCATTATTACACGATCTTCTAATTACAATAAGTGTATTTGCTATATTTGATATACCAGTAAACACACCATTTATTGCAGCTATTTTAACAATTATAGGTTACTCAATAAATGATACTATAGTAATATTTGATAGAATCAGAGAAAATTCTAAAAATATGAGAAGAGCATCTTCTATAGAAATTGCTGATAAGAGTTTAACTCAAACATTAGCAAGATCAATTAATACAACATTAACAACATTATTTGTAATTGCAGCAGTTAATGTATTTGTACCTACAGTTAGAGAATTTTCATTCCCATTACTTGTTGGTATAGCAGTAGGAGCATATTCTTCAATATTTATAGCTTCACCACTTTGGGTTCTATTAAATGATAGAACAGCTAAGAAAAAGGAAGTTAAAGCAGTATAA
- the ruvA gene encoding Holliday junction branch migration protein RuvA yields MYEYIKGKYMGINKDYIIVENNGIGYKIFTSGATMSSMPKVGEDIMLYLEQIVREDFLGLYGFDSREELDMFKMLLSINGVGAKAALSLLSISRINNLKYAIMMGDDKHLCRAPGIGKKTAGRIILELKDKLKPDELVDDIENEVNGEDKDLYNVNAVTEALGALLALGYSEKEAENAIKKVNKNDTVENIIKNCLKALMG; encoded by the coding sequence ATGTATGAATATATAAAAGGTAAATATATGGGAATAAATAAGGATTATATTATTGTTGAAAATAATGGAATAGGTTATAAAATTTTCACATCTGGTGCTACAATGTCCTCCATGCCTAAAGTTGGGGAAGATATAATGTTATATCTTGAACAAATAGTAAGGGAAGATTTTTTAGGTCTTTATGGATTTGATTCTAGAGAAGAATTAGATATGTTTAAAATGTTATTAAGTATAAATGGTGTTGGAGCAAAAGCAGCTCTATCATTGTTATCTATAAGCAGAATAAATAATTTAAAATATGCAATTATGATGGGAGACGATAAACACTTATGTAGAGCTCCAGGAATAGGTAAGAAAACAGCAGGAAGAATTATTTTAGAATTAAAAGATAAATTGAAACCAGATGAATTAGTTGATGACATAGAAAATGAAGTAAATGGAGAAGATAAAGATTTATACAATGTAAATGCAGTTACAGAAGCGTTAGGAGCTTTACTTGCTTTAGGATACTCAGAAAAAGAAGCAGAAAATGCTATTAAGAAAGTAAATAAAAACGATACAGTTGAGAATATAATAAAAAATTGTTTAAAAGCTTTAATGGGATAG
- the ruvB gene encoding Holliday junction branch migration DNA helicase RuvB → MERIITPEELLEDGSGLSLRPQTINEYIGQDKVKERLNIFIKAAQNRNEALDHVLLYGPPGLGKTTLANIIAKEMGGELKITSGPAIERAGDLAAILTTLKDNDVLFIDEIHRLNRNVEEILYPAMEDYVLDIVIGKGAAAKSIRLDLPKFTLIGATTRIGMLTSPLRDRFGVLCDMQYYTEEQLKDIIIRSAFVLNCDITEEGAYELARRSRGTPRIANRLLKRVRDYAEVYSDSLISFKEAKAALELLEVDSKGFDRVDNKILEAIIDNFNGGPVGIETLSYFIGEELGTIEDVYEPYLLQTGFIVRTARGRMATDKAYEHLGKNRKNKKVPGAQQTFFK, encoded by the coding sequence ATGGAAAGAATAATAACACCAGAAGAACTTTTAGAGGATGGTAGTGGTTTAAGTTTAAGACCACAGACGATTAATGAATATATAGGTCAAGATAAAGTCAAAGAAAGATTAAATATATTCATAAAGGCAGCACAAAATAGAAATGAAGCATTAGATCATGTTCTTTTATATGGACCACCTGGACTTGGAAAAACTACTTTAGCTAATATAATAGCTAAAGAAATGGGTGGAGAACTTAAGATAACTTCAGGACCTGCAATAGAAAGGGCTGGAGATTTAGCAGCTATATTAACTACATTAAAAGATAATGATGTATTGTTTATAGATGAAATACATAGATTAAATAGAAATGTAGAGGAAATACTATATCCTGCAATGGAAGATTATGTTTTAGATATAGTAATTGGTAAAGGAGCAGCAGCAAAGTCTATAAGATTAGATTTACCTAAGTTTACATTGATTGGAGCAACTACTAGAATTGGTATGTTAACATCTCCACTTAGAGACAGGTTTGGAGTGCTTTGTGATATGCAGTATTATACAGAAGAACAATTAAAAGATATAATAATAAGATCTGCCTTTGTTTTAAATTGTGATATTACAGAAGAAGGAGCTTATGAACTTGCAAGAAGATCAAGAGGAACGCCAAGAATCGCCAATAGGTTATTAAAAAGAGTAAGAGATTATGCTGAGGTTTATTCAGATTCTTTAATAAGCTTTAAAGAGGCAAAAGCAGCTTTAGAACTTTTAGAGGTAGATAGTAAAGGATTTGATAGAGTTGATAATAAGATATTAGAAGCTATAATCGATAATTTTAACGGGGGACCAGTAGGGATAGAAACATTATCCTATTTTATTGGAGAAGAGCTTGGAACTATTGAAGATGTATATGAGCCTTATTTACTTCAAACAGGATTTATAGTAAGAACAGCAAGAGGTAGAATGGCTACAGATAAAGCATATGAACATTTAGGGAAAAATAGAAAAAATAAAAAAGTGCCAGGAGCACAACAAACATTTTTTAAATAG
- a CDS encoding TIGR04086 family membrane protein, with amino-acid sequence MEWKSYFRSILKGVVGALIITILITSILSLIMTKVTFSEGVFNIIYVVISCVALVIGSIMGAKAHGSKGWLVGLGVGIIFYIALYIIGVICGAEAGLAMYDLIKFSLCVLIGTLSGMLGINL; translated from the coding sequence ATGGAGTGGAAAAGTTACTTTAGAAGTATCTTAAAGGGTGTAGTAGGAGCATTAATCATAACTATTTTAATTACATCAATCCTTTCTTTAATAATGACTAAAGTTACGTTTAGTGAAGGCGTATTTAATATTATTTACGTTGTAATTTCTTGTGTTGCTTTAGTTATTGGAAGTATTATGGGAGCTAAAGCTCATGGAAGTAAAGGATGGTTAGTTGGATTAGGAGTTGGTATTATATTTTACATAGCATTATACATAATAGGCGTTATCTGCGGTGCTGAAGCTGGTCTTGCTATGTATGATTTAATAAAATTCTCTTTATGTGTTTTAATTGGTACCTTATCAGGAATGCTTGGAATCAACCTTTAA
- the secD gene encoding protein translocase subunit SecD encodes MKAKGKSKSKSSIILVLCVIAIFSLAFAGFKGFKVAGWEFKSFDKVITKGLDLQGGVSVLMEIQEENISRDDLEKTRQLLELRVNKLGVAETTVATEGDKRIRVDIPGKFDSNEIVDSLGKTGNLTFKDPEGNVVLTGKDVKEATAMLDNQTNKPVVSLKLNEDGQKKFADATSKNIGKQISISMDEEVISSPKVQNAITDGNAIITGSSTIDEAKNLSGLINSGALPVSIKAVSVKNVGAQLGAEALPNAMKAGVVGIALIFIFMIVYYRLPGLLSSIALTLYITLVLLIFVEVGATLTLPGIAGFLLTIGMAVDANVLIFERIREELAKGISIKSAVKKGFENALSSIVDSNITTIIAALVLYFIGSGAVKGFAVTLMIGILVSMFTALVVTKLLVNLAVEMGLLKDTRQFRVKRGAKNA; translated from the coding sequence ATGAAAGCAAAAGGCAAAAGTAAAAGCAAAAGCTCAATAATACTTGTACTCTGTGTCATTGCTATATTTTCTTTAGCATTTGCAGGCTTTAAGGGTTTTAAAGTAGCGGGATGGGAGTTTAAGTCATTCGATAAGGTTATAACCAAGGGGTTAGATTTGCAAGGCGGTGTTTCTGTATTAATGGAAATACAAGAAGAAAATATTTCTAGAGATGACCTTGAAAAAACAAGACAATTGTTAGAGTTAAGAGTTAATAAACTTGGAGTAGCAGAAACTACTGTAGCAACAGAAGGGGACAAGAGAATAAGAGTTGATATTCCAGGAAAGTTTGACTCAAATGAAATCGTTGATAGCTTAGGCAAAACAGGAAACTTAACATTTAAAGATCCAGAAGGAAATGTGGTTTTAACAGGAAAAGATGTTAAAGAAGCTACAGCTATGTTAGATAATCAAACTAATAAACCTGTAGTATCATTAAAGTTAAATGAAGATGGGCAAAAGAAGTTTGCTGATGCAACTTCAAAAAATATAGGGAAACAAATATCTATATCAATGGATGAAGAAGTAATTTCTAGTCCTAAAGTTCAAAATGCTATAACAGACGGAAATGCAATTATAACAGGAAGTTCAACAATAGATGAAGCAAAGAATTTATCAGGACTTATAAATTCAGGGGCATTGCCAGTATCAATTAAAGCAGTATCAGTTAAAAATGTTGGAGCACAACTTGGTGCAGAAGCACTTCCAAATGCTATGAAAGCTGGTGTTGTTGGTATAGCTTTAATATTTATTTTTATGATAGTTTATTATAGACTTCCAGGATTGTTATCAAGTATAGCATTAACGCTATATATAACTTTAGTTCTTTTAATATTTGTAGAAGTTGGTGCAACGTTAACATTACCAGGTATAGCAGGCTTCTTACTTACAATAGGTATGGCAGTTGATGCGAATGTTCTTATATTTGAAAGAATAAGAGAAGAATTAGCAAAGGGTATCAGTATTAAAAGTGCTGTTAAAAAAGGATTTGAAAATGCATTATCATCAATAGTAGATTCAAATATAACTACAATTATAGCAGCTCTAGTTTTATATTTTATAGGATCAGGGGCAGTAAAAGGATTTGCAGTAACACTTATGATAGGTATATTAGTAAGTATGTTTACAGCTTTAGTAGTTACAAAACTTTTAGTAAACTTAGCAGTTGAAATGGGCCTTTTAAAAGATACTAGACAATTTAGAGTAAAGAGGGGGGCTAAGAATGCTTAA
- a CDS encoding adenine phosphoribosyltransferase → MNLKEKIRIIDNFPKEGISFKDITTVIGDGEALKYSIDKMVEHLKDKNIDLIVGPEARGFIYGVPVAYAMGIGFVPVRKPGKLPGETVSVDYDLEYGKDTLQIHKDSIKKGQRVAIVDDLLATGGTIEAVAKLVEMAGGEVVSLEFAIELTDLNGRDKLKNYDVMSLVQYDI, encoded by the coding sequence ATGAATCTAAAAGAGAAAATAAGAATAATTGATAATTTTCCAAAGGAAGGAATAAGCTTTAAAGATATCACAACTGTAATAGGTGATGGAGAAGCTTTAAAATATTCAATAGATAAGATGGTTGAACATCTTAAGGATAAAAATATAGATTTAATAGTTGGACCAGAAGCTAGAGGGTTTATTTATGGAGTTCCAGTAGCTTATGCTATGGGAATAGGTTTTGTACCAGTTAGAAAACCTGGCAAATTACCAGGAGAAACAGTTTCAGTTGATTATGATTTAGAGTATGGAAAAGATACATTACAAATACACAAAGACTCAATAAAAAAAGGTCAAAGAGTAGCTATAGTTGATGATCTTTTAGCAACAGGAGGAACTATAGAAGCTGTTGCTAAACTTGTTGAAATGGCAGGTGGAGAAGTTGTATCTTTAGAATTTGCAATAGAACTAACAGACTTAAACGGAAGAGATAAATTAAAGAATTATGATGTTATGTCATTAGTTCAATATGATATCTAA
- the yajC gene encoding preprotein translocase subunit YajC codes for MNFLITLMPIILMFGLMYLLLILPEKKINKKYNQMLTELKKNDEIMTRGGIIGKIIIIEENNVIIETSAERTKIKISKTGIATKLNKDEE; via the coding sequence ATGAATTTTCTTATAACATTAATGCCAATAATTTTAATGTTTGGACTTATGTATTTATTACTTATATTACCTGAAAAGAAAATAAATAAGAAATATAACCAAATGTTAACAGAACTAAAGAAGAATGATGAAATTATGACAAGAGGTGGAATTATCGGTAAGATAATAATAATAGAAGAAAACAATGTCATAATAGAAACAAGTGCTGAAAGAACAAAAATTAAAATTTCTAAAACTGGAATTGCAACAAAATTAAATAAAGACGAAGAATAA
- the tgt gene encoding tRNA guanosine(34) transglycosylase Tgt, which yields MSKKRYTLLKKDGAARRGRFETPHGTIETPVFMNVGTCAVIKGAVSTMDLKEIGCQVELSNTYHLHLRPSDKVVAKLGGLHEFMNWDRPILTDSGGFQVFSLSGMRKIKEEGVYFSSHIDGRKIFMGPEESMQIQSNLASTIAMAFDECIPNPSTREYVEKSVARTTRWLERCKVEMDRLNSLDDTINKEQMLFGINQGGCYEDIRIEHAKTITKMDLDGYAIGGLAVGETHEEMYRIIDAVVPYLPEDKPIYLMGVGTPENILEAVDRGVDFFDCVLPARNGRHGHVFTKNGKINLMNAKFELDTRPIDEGCQCPACRSYTRAYIRHLFKAKEMLAMRLCVLHNLYFYNKLMEDIRAAIDGGYYKEFKEQKIKEWNTKA from the coding sequence ATGAGTAAGAAAAGATATACATTACTGAAAAAAGATGGAGCAGCAAGAAGAGGAAGATTTGAAACACCACATGGAACAATAGAAACACCAGTTTTCATGAATGTAGGTACTTGTGCTGTTATAAAAGGTGCAGTTTCAACTATGGATTTAAAGGAAATAGGTTGTCAAGTTGAATTATCGAATACATATCATCTTCATTTAAGACCATCAGATAAAGTTGTAGCTAAGCTTGGTGGATTACATGAATTTATGAATTGGGATAGACCTATACTTACAGATTCAGGTGGATTCCAAGTATTCTCATTATCAGGAATGAGAAAAATAAAAGAAGAGGGCGTTTATTTCTCATCTCACATAGATGGAAGAAAAATATTCATGGGACCAGAAGAAAGTATGCAAATTCAAAGTAATCTTGCGTCAACTATAGCTATGGCATTTGATGAATGTATTCCAAATCCATCAACAAGAGAGTATGTAGAAAAGTCAGTTGCTAGAACAACAAGATGGCTTGAAAGATGTAAAGTAGAAATGGATAGATTAAATTCTCTTGATGATACAATAAATAAGGAACAAATGCTTTTTGGTATAAACCAAGGAGGTTGTTATGAAGATATAAGAATTGAACATGCTAAAACAATAACTAAAATGGATTTAGATGGATATGCAATTGGTGGATTAGCAGTTGGAGAAACTCATGAGGAAATGTATAGAATTATAGATGCTGTAGTACCATATCTTCCAGAAGATAAGCCAATTTACTTAATGGGAGTTGGAACACCTGAAAATATTTTAGAAGCTGTTGATAGAGGTGTTGATTTCTTCGATTGTGTTTTACCAGCGAGAAATGGAAGACATGGTCATGTGTTTACTAAGAATGGTAAAATAAATCTTATGAATGCAAAATTTGAATTAGACACAAGACCTATAGATGAAGGATGTCAATGTCCAGCATGTAGAAGTTATACAAGAGCTTACATAAGACATTTATTTAAAGCGAAAGAAATGCTAGCTATGAGATTATGTGTTCTTCATAACCTTTATTTCTATAATAAATTAATGGAAGATATAAGGGCAGCAATTGATGGAGGGTATTATAAAGAATTTAAAGAACAAAAGATTAAAGAGTGGAACACTAAAGCTTAA